From the Exiguobacterium aurantiacum genome, one window contains:
- a CDS encoding lysophospholipid acyltransferase family protein, with the protein MIEASKKKWFNNLFSTFVKERQIRPFFHTIHVRADDVPTPGLFLSTHSSWWDGMILLMLNEYYLRHDVHVLMDEDGLRRFPFFRHLGAFSIKKGKLSDVRASLDYANRLLLAGKSVWVFPQGREYPQEHRPLEIGSGVTMLLHQPEVRLCAIYYTFASHAAPLVYVRFRNHTIVSETRRLQKQELAAALERLYDDTRDDVIAQSDRYIELFPPKRSLADWTEHLLQIGRGR; encoded by the coding sequence ATGATCGAAGCGAGCAAAAAGAAATGGTTCAATAACTTGTTCTCGACGTTCGTCAAAGAGCGTCAAATCCGTCCGTTTTTCCATACGATTCACGTCCGGGCCGATGACGTGCCGACACCAGGATTGTTTTTGAGCACACATAGCTCCTGGTGGGACGGAATGATTCTGCTCATGTTGAACGAATATTACTTGCGTCATGACGTCCACGTCTTGATGGATGAGGACGGGTTGCGCCGTTTCCCATTCTTCCGTCACTTGGGCGCGTTCTCCATCAAAAAAGGCAAACTGTCGGATGTGCGCGCCTCGCTCGACTACGCCAATCGGTTGTTACTCGCAGGCAAGTCCGTCTGGGTGTTCCCACAAGGACGCGAGTATCCACAAGAACATCGTCCGCTCGAGATTGGCTCAGGCGTGACGATGCTGCTCCACCAGCCAGAAGTCCGGCTGTGCGCCATCTATTACACGTTCGCGTCACACGCCGCCCCACTCGTCTATGTGCGCTTCCGCAACCATACGATCGTCTCTGAGACGAGACGGCTTCAAAAGCAAGAGCTCGCCGCAGCACTCGAACGCCTTTATGACGACACACGTGACGACGTGATCGCGCAGTCCGACCGTTATATCGAATTGTTCCCACCGAAGCGCAGTTTGGCAGATTGGACGGAGCACTTACTCCAAATCGGGAGGGGCCGCTGA
- a CDS encoding MATE family efflux transporter, with the protein MPTKDTEQLSLFKISWPIFIELALHMGTGIIATLMLAHYSDAAASAVGVANQILNVFLIVFSVTSVGATILIGQAIGANRMKKSRDFARSAVSLNMWLGVLMVAVVFLFGETFLRLFGLSEELFAHGLLFLQIVGLSLFTEALIMALSSVLRSHGMTKHAMLATLLIDIITAIGAMIAVMGWFGLPVTGVAGVAWAIVIARFSAMILLFWIVKKRLMLRFPLKELIKPQRDDIRALLQIGVPSAGENLSYQFSQIIITGFIATMGEASLAARVYVMNLSMLAFLFTVAVAQGTQLLIARDIGGKRFKEAYTRAVKTLKIAMFASLVASLGLAVFGKSLLGLFTSNPDIIAVGVPILWATLILEPGRAMNIVLMGSLKSVGDVRFPVMIGIASMWGVAVVFSYLFGLQMGLGVLGIWLAFSLDEWFRGFFAFRRWKYGTWQQKGFQFEAKPTS; encoded by the coding sequence ATGCCGACAAAAGACACCGAACAGCTTAGTTTATTTAAAATTTCGTGGCCGATCTTCATCGAACTCGCACTCCACATGGGGACCGGGATTATCGCCACACTCATGCTCGCCCATTACTCCGATGCCGCCGCTTCCGCGGTCGGCGTCGCCAACCAAATTTTGAACGTCTTCTTAATCGTCTTCAGCGTCACCTCGGTCGGTGCGACCATTTTGATCGGTCAAGCGATCGGCGCCAATCGGATGAAGAAGAGTCGCGACTTCGCCCGTTCTGCCGTCAGCCTGAACATGTGGCTCGGTGTGCTCATGGTCGCCGTTGTGTTCTTATTCGGTGAGACGTTCCTTCGTCTGTTCGGTCTATCGGAGGAGCTGTTCGCCCACGGTCTGTTGTTCTTGCAAATCGTCGGGTTGTCGCTATTCACAGAAGCGCTCATCATGGCGCTCAGTTCCGTCCTTCGGAGCCACGGGATGACGAAGCACGCGATGCTCGCGACACTTCTCATCGATATCATCACGGCCATCGGGGCCATGATTGCCGTCATGGGCTGGTTCGGTCTCCCGGTAACGGGAGTCGCCGGTGTCGCATGGGCCATCGTCATCGCCCGCTTCTCGGCCATGATTTTGTTGTTCTGGATCGTCAAGAAGCGGCTCATGCTCCGTTTCCCGCTCAAAGAATTGATTAAGCCGCAACGCGACGACATTCGCGCTTTGCTTCAAATCGGGGTGCCGTCGGCTGGAGAGAACTTGTCGTACCAGTTCTCACAAATCATCATCACCGGTTTCATCGCCACGATGGGAGAGGCTTCTCTCGCCGCCCGAGTCTACGTCATGAACTTGTCAATGCTCGCCTTCTTGTTCACGGTCGCCGTCGCGCAAGGGACGCAGCTATTGATCGCCCGTGACATCGGCGGGAAACGGTTCAAAGAAGCGTATACCCGCGCCGTCAAGACGCTGAAAATCGCTATGTTCGCCTCACTCGTGGCGTCGCTCGGACTCGCCGTCTTCGGCAAGTCGCTGCTCGGTCTGTTCACATCGAACCCGGACATCATCGCCGTCGGGGTACCGATTTTATGGGCCACGCTCATCCTTGAGCCAGGTCGCGCCATGAACATCGTCTTGATGGGCTCGCTCAAGTCGGTCGGCGACGTTCGCTTCCCGGTCATGATCGGGATCGCCTCGATGTGGGGCGTCGCCGTCGTCTTCAGTTATTTGTTCGGGCTCCAGATGGGACTTGGTGTCCTCGGCATTTGGCTCGCCTTCTCACTCGACGAGTGGTTCCGCGGTTTCTTCGCTTTCCGTCGTTGGAAGTACGGGACGTGGCAACAAAAAGGCTTCCAATTCGAAGCAAAACCAACTTCATAA
- a CDS encoding enoyl-CoA hydratase/isomerase family protein has protein sequence METIQLERHNGVGWLKWNRPEKLNALNETLLREARGAIEELVADETVQVIVLVGQGRAFSSGQDLTIEGDADYGLYLEEVYHPLVRALEACPKPVIAGIHGVVAGAGLSLALAADVRLVARSTKFSSAFIKIGLVADAGGPYHLRRLMRPDLALAWMWSGSTIGAEQAESFGLVTELIEDEAYLERLTTYAETLAAQSPTAVQGMKALFRADSFENGLEQEIIWQRKCGQTDVHRQAMQAFLNR, from the coding sequence ATGGAAACGATTCAACTAGAACGACATAACGGGGTCGGCTGGCTCAAATGGAATCGGCCAGAGAAATTGAACGCGCTGAATGAGACGCTGCTTCGCGAGGCGAGGGGGGCAATCGAGGAGCTCGTGGCAGACGAGACCGTCCAAGTCATCGTCCTTGTCGGGCAAGGACGTGCCTTCTCATCGGGACAGGATTTGACGATCGAGGGGGATGCCGACTATGGCCTCTATCTAGAAGAGGTCTACCATCCGCTCGTCCGGGCGCTCGAAGCTTGTCCGAAACCGGTCATCGCCGGAATTCACGGGGTCGTCGCAGGGGCGGGACTAAGTCTGGCGCTTGCGGCAGACGTGCGCCTTGTCGCCAGGTCGACAAAGTTTAGTTCTGCCTTTATCAAGATCGGTCTCGTCGCCGATGCCGGGGGACCGTATCATTTACGACGTCTGATGCGCCCAGACCTCGCGCTCGCTTGGATGTGGAGCGGGAGCACAATCGGCGCCGAACAAGCCGAGTCGTTCGGTCTCGTCACCGAGCTCATCGAGGATGAGGCGTACTTGGAGCGGTTGACGACCTATGCCGAGACGCTCGCCGCCCAGTCACCGACGGCGGTGCAAGGCATGAAGGCGTTATTCCGAGCCGACTCGTTCGAGAACGGTCTCGAGCAAGAGATCATCTGGCAACGAAAATGTGGTCAGACGGACGTTCATCGCCAGGCGATGCAGGCGTTTCTAAATCGATAA
- the pssA gene encoding CDP-diacylglycerol--serine O-phosphatidyltransferase has translation MWKERIRSWIPNSFTFGNLFCGVLAIVYAARGDFSNATLLIIIAMMLDSLDGRLARMLGVAGDFGKELDSLADVVTFGVAPALLAYYTFFIDYGNYGLFFAALFPLFGAYRLARFNLSATNVTASYFSGVPITAAGGLLAVVTTFGDQINELLTPIFFTGLALLMVSRVRIPSFKDVPLPRHSFIITVSLIYLTYMIFARWKEWPSFWFIAVTFYVLFIAFSFVKKRKRMAN, from the coding sequence ATGTGGAAAGAACGAATCCGCTCATGGATTCCTAACTCGTTTACGTTCGGCAACTTGTTTTGCGGCGTCTTGGCGATCGTTTATGCGGCGCGCGGCGACTTCTCGAACGCGACACTGCTCATCATTATCGCCATGATGCTCGACAGTTTGGACGGACGGCTGGCCCGTATGCTCGGAGTAGCCGGTGACTTTGGAAAAGAACTCGACTCGCTCGCCGATGTCGTCACGTTCGGCGTCGCCCCCGCGCTTCTCGCCTATTACACGTTTTTCATCGATTACGGCAACTACGGTCTTTTCTTCGCCGCTTTGTTCCCGTTGTTCGGTGCTTATCGTCTAGCTCGCTTCAACTTGTCGGCGACGAACGTCACGGCCAGTTATTTCTCGGGTGTCCCGATCACAGCGGCCGGTGGGCTGCTCGCCGTCGTGACAACGTTCGGGGACCAGATCAACGAACTGCTCACCCCAATCTTCTTCACGGGTCTCGCGCTGCTCATGGTCAGCCGCGTCCGCATCCCGAGTTTTAAAGACGTGCCGCTCCCGCGCCACTCGTTCATCATCACGGTCAGTCTCATTTATTTGACGTACATGATTTTCGCGCGCTGGAAAGAATGGCCATCGTTTTGGTTCATCGCCGTCACGTTCTACGTCTTATTCATCGCTTTCTCGTTCGTCAAAAAACGAAAACGGATGGCGAATTGA
- a CDS encoding phytoene desaturase family protein: MKHIAIIGAGLGGLSAAVTLAARGYDVTVIEKNEHVGGKLMPIITDGHRFDFGPNTITMPDVFRSVIRNSGANPDDYFELVKLDSHTVNHFSDGSTFTFHSDREKMEAEVRRLTGDKADKNQLTDYLDEAEKLFEIANNRFFTRMDSKIDTGLWTDMMKVHPLKSLHALHKKYFKDPRIIQALDRYATYIGSSPYVTPGTFALISHLELNDGVYFAKGGNWTIAKGFAKRASELGVEFRLGHEVTKIEVTNGKAHAVVIDHEEVMSCDAVLLNGELLTQYPRLVDASDRPSFPVPTRDTIEPSVSAFVIMVGLNKRLNLAHHNVYFSDDYEAEFRALFDEERYADEPTIYISNSAHTDPSMGEAGDNLFILVNAPAHMTDIDAETYEHLIRRRLRKFGVDWEDRDVVFHRRVTPLDLTRDFYAYYGALYGTSANSKKGAFFRPSARSEDVSNIWFAGGSTHPGGGSPMVTLSGQFAARSMLEDIPLTI; encoded by the coding sequence ATGAAACATATCGCTATTATCGGGGCCGGGCTCGGCGGCTTGAGCGCCGCCGTCACTCTAGCCGCCCGCGGTTACGACGTGACCGTCATTGAAAAGAATGAACATGTCGGCGGAAAGCTCATGCCGATTATCACCGATGGACACCGTTTCGATTTCGGACCGAATACGATCACGATGCCGGACGTGTTCCGCTCCGTCATCCGCAACAGCGGCGCCAACCCGGATGACTATTTCGAGCTCGTCAAGCTTGACTCGCACACGGTCAATCACTTCTCTGACGGTTCGACGTTCACATTCCATTCAGACCGCGAGAAAATGGAAGCCGAGGTACGCCGTCTGACCGGCGACAAGGCTGATAAAAATCAATTGACCGATTACTTGGACGAGGCGGAGAAACTGTTCGAGATTGCCAACAATCGCTTCTTCACACGGATGGATTCAAAAATCGATACCGGGCTTTGGACCGATATGATGAAAGTACATCCGCTGAAAAGCTTGCATGCGCTCCATAAGAAATATTTTAAAGACCCACGTATCATTCAGGCGCTCGACCGCTATGCGACGTATATCGGCAGCAGCCCGTATGTCACACCGGGCACGTTCGCATTGATCTCGCACCTAGAACTGAATGACGGCGTCTATTTTGCCAAAGGTGGAAATTGGACGATCGCGAAAGGGTTCGCCAAACGGGCGAGCGAACTCGGAGTCGAATTCCGTCTCGGCCATGAAGTCACGAAAATCGAAGTGACGAACGGGAAAGCGCACGCGGTCGTCATCGACCATGAAGAGGTCATGTCTTGTGATGCCGTCTTGTTGAACGGAGAATTGCTCACGCAATATCCACGGCTCGTCGACGCTTCCGACCGTCCCTCGTTCCCGGTACCGACGCGCGATACGATCGAACCGTCCGTGTCCGCTTTCGTCATCATGGTCGGCTTGAACAAGCGATTGAATCTCGCCCATCACAACGTCTATTTCTCAGACGACTACGAAGCAGAGTTCCGGGCGCTGTTCGACGAAGAACGGTATGCGGATGAGCCGACGATTTATATCTCGAACTCGGCCCATACGGACCCATCGATGGGAGAAGCTGGCGACAACTTGTTCATCCTCGTCAACGCTCCGGCCCATATGACCGACATCGATGCCGAGACGTATGAACATTTGATTCGCCGGCGTCTTCGGAAATTCGGTGTCGATTGGGAAGACCGCGACGTCGTCTTCCACCGTCGTGTCACCCCGCTCGACTTGACGCGTGATTTTTACGCGTATTACGGGGCGCTCTACGGGACATCGGCCAACTCGAAAAAAGGAGCGTTCTTCCGCCCTTCCGCCCGCTCGGAAGATGTGTCGAATATCTGGTTCGCCGGCGGTTCGACCCACCCTGGCGGCGGTAGCCCGATGGTGACGCTTTCAGGACAATTTGCGGCCCGATCGATGTTAGAGGACATACCTCTGACAATTTGA
- a CDS encoding carotenoid biosynthesis protein → MKVYPWIWKWFLVWYVVGVVLVGFDLLPSWLEWANPVFLWLAGLIGGWVIADGVRHARLIVPFIFFGSIAVETLGVKTGFPFSEYIYAEAFGPTVFGVPVTIGAAWLAVIGSSFAVARLFSFKNRTLLLVPFLAVWLDMAIDPVAANVKGYWEWANDGLYYDIPTQNFVGWFGLSLIFSWLLDRFEVEAEPMLLGHGRYLFVMLHALFGVTAVNAGLYGIGVLSVVTAAGLILLERRSRHDRSEQKEMVQ, encoded by the coding sequence ATGAAAGTTTATCCATGGATTTGGAAATGGTTTTTAGTTTGGTATGTCGTCGGGGTCGTCCTCGTCGGCTTTGATTTGTTGCCGAGTTGGCTCGAATGGGCGAACCCGGTGTTCTTGTGGCTTGCCGGTCTCATCGGCGGTTGGGTGATTGCGGACGGCGTCCGCCACGCCCGATTGATCGTCCCGTTCATCTTCTTCGGATCGATCGCCGTCGAAACGCTCGGTGTCAAAACCGGGTTCCCCTTCAGTGAGTATATTTACGCGGAGGCGTTCGGTCCCACCGTGTTCGGTGTACCGGTCACGATTGGGGCGGCCTGGCTCGCCGTCATCGGCTCGAGCTTTGCCGTTGCCCGCTTGTTCTCGTTCAAGAACCGGACGCTCTTGCTCGTCCCATTCCTCGCCGTTTGGCTCGACATGGCGATCGACCCGGTCGCCGCAAATGTGAAAGGCTACTGGGAATGGGCGAATGATGGTCTGTATTATGATATCCCGACGCAAAACTTCGTCGGTTGGTTCGGACTGTCGCTCATTTTCTCTTGGTTGCTCGACCGGTTTGAAGTCGAAGCCGAACCGATGTTACTCGGACACGGACGTTATTTGTTCGTCATGCTTCACGCCTTGTTCGGTGTCACGGCCGTCAACGCCGGTCTTTACGGCATCGGCGTACTCAGCGTTGTCACAGCTGCAGGCCTCATCTTGTTAGAACGGAGGAGCCGACATGATCGAAGCGAGCAAAAAGAAATGGTTCAATAA
- a CDS encoding phytoene/squalene synthase family protein, with the protein MTTQEAYRHCEDVMKKGSLTFYRAFSLLSKPDRQAVAAVYTFCRTLDDAVDESDHPEESLTVFLDEFDRFLAGEQLSDALWVALRDVWGRYDMDVEPFFELAEGMKWDLHKTRYATLEETEQYSYYAASTVGLMLLPILAPDVDATGRQQLKQGAIDLGIAMQLTNILRDVGEDLDRDRIYVPQSLLTEFGVSEESLFARQVTPAFIAVWETMARRAELLYVRARETHHLYPATSRKPVSAAGLLYEGILDAARQNGHDVFTKRAFVSTIQKGKLLAKL; encoded by the coding sequence ATGACGACACAAGAAGCGTATCGTCACTGTGAAGACGTAATGAAAAAAGGCTCGCTCACGTTTTATCGGGCCTTTTCCTTGCTCTCCAAACCAGACCGTCAGGCCGTGGCCGCGGTCTATACGTTTTGCCGGACGCTCGACGACGCGGTCGATGAATCAGATCATCCTGAAGAGAGCTTGACGGTTTTTTTGGACGAGTTCGACCGCTTCTTGGCAGGTGAACAGTTGTCGGATGCGCTCTGGGTGGCGTTACGTGACGTCTGGGGACGATACGACATGGATGTCGAACCGTTCTTCGAATTGGCCGAAGGCATGAAATGGGACTTACATAAGACACGTTATGCCACGCTCGAGGAGACGGAGCAGTATAGTTATTATGCGGCCAGCACCGTCGGCTTGATGCTGTTGCCGATCCTCGCACCGGACGTGGATGCGACCGGGCGACAGCAGTTGAAACAAGGCGCCATCGACTTAGGCATCGCGATGCAACTGACGAACATCTTGCGTGACGTCGGGGAAGATCTCGACCGCGACCGGATTTATGTGCCGCAGTCGTTACTGACGGAGTTCGGTGTCTCGGAAGAATCACTGTTCGCGCGGCAAGTGACCCCGGCGTTCATTGCCGTCTGGGAGACGATGGCGCGCCGGGCCGAACTTCTGTATGTCCGGGCCCGAGAGACACATCACTTGTACCCCGCGACGAGCCGGAAGCCGGTCAGTGCGGCGGGATTGCTCTATGAAGGCATCTTGGACGCGGCCCGGCAGAACGGACACGACGTCTTCACGAAACGGGCGTTTGTCTCGACGATTCAAAAAGGGAAGCTGTTAGCCAAACTATAA
- a CDS encoding glycosyltransferase, translated as MVILSLTLLMLLFTLVNLLFLRPLTAPIPAPPTAVCIPLRNEERNVPKLITSLKAALADESHVYLYEDRSEDDTYEALIRAIGDDERFTIFRGVPLPEGWAGKVHACHQLATRTTEPYVLFLDADVTIDPTFIGRLHGTLVQEGAVFLSGFPRFPTPTWLGKLLIPMQHVLIAQHLPLFWRKVRHPAFAAANGMNVLVERKSYDDVGGHASIHDSLIDDIDLCREFKRRKKVTSLVNVSPYITCDMYATNEEVWNGFSKNVFKGMNEAVGIALYFFLYYGIQLSAFIAFLVRTDLTSFLACIFVLLARLAIDVKSGGRHFWLHPFSLIAYLLLLSSAVVRKWRRKPISWKGRTYQ; from the coding sequence ATGGTGATTTTGTCGCTCACGTTGTTAATGTTGCTGTTCACGTTGGTGAACTTGCTATTCCTCCGTCCGCTCACCGCACCCATTCCAGCTCCTCCGACCGCGGTGTGCATCCCGCTACGGAACGAGGAACGGAACGTGCCGAAACTGATCACAAGTTTGAAAGCTGCCTTGGCGGATGAGAGCCACGTCTATTTATACGAGGACCGATCCGAGGACGATACATATGAGGCGCTCATTCGTGCCATCGGCGATGACGAACGCTTCACTATCTTTCGCGGCGTCCCGCTTCCGGAGGGTTGGGCGGGAAAAGTCCATGCGTGTCACCAGTTGGCGACCCGGACGACCGAGCCGTACGTGTTGTTCCTCGATGCCGACGTCACGATCGACCCGACGTTCATCGGACGATTGCACGGCACACTCGTCCAAGAAGGGGCGGTCTTCTTGTCAGGTTTTCCTCGTTTCCCGACACCAACGTGGCTCGGGAAACTGTTGATTCCGATGCAACACGTCCTGATCGCCCAGCATTTACCGCTGTTTTGGCGAAAGGTGCGCCACCCCGCCTTCGCCGCCGCCAACGGGATGAACGTGCTCGTCGAACGTAAAAGTTATGACGACGTCGGTGGGCACGCCTCGATCCACGATTCATTGATCGATGATATCGACCTGTGCCGCGAGTTCAAGCGACGCAAAAAAGTCACGTCGCTCGTCAACGTCTCGCCGTACATCACATGTGACATGTATGCAACGAACGAAGAAGTGTGGAACGGGTTTTCAAAGAACGTATTCAAGGGAATGAATGAAGCAGTGGGCATCGCCCTTTATTTCTTCTTATACTACGGTATCCAACTATCTGCTTTCATCGCATTCCTCGTCCGCACGGATTTGACCTCGTTCTTGGCGTGCATATTCGTCTTGCTCGCTCGATTGGCGATTGACGTCAAATCGGGAGGACGCCATTTTTGGCTCCATCCGTTCAGTCTCATCGCCTACTTGTTGCTCTTGTCGAGCGCGGTCGTACGCAAGTGGCGACGAAAGCCGATTTCATGGAAAGGCCGTACGTATCAATAA
- a CDS encoding phytoene desaturase family protein encodes MNISFVGAGIGSLYAALLLTHKYPSLNVTIYEKEQRVGGRLNYVEFENGARVDEGPTIVLLPGKLKSQLLEAGFPERELELIEVDPLYRLRYEDGTTFYKYRDIERQAAEIDRLFNEGDGFRKYMTQKREEYRLGFDAFLDRGYKGKTDLFEPKLLMLLMRLKAYETAHENMKRFFKDERLRVAYSLQTLYIGGNPYDTPSLYGLIPYREQEEGIWYVKGGYFSLATKIEQELRRRGVTFELNANVERVRVEQGQANAVIVDGVIHPYDAVVVNGDFPLMERLIDGVKPKSYEPSSGTLLLYFTVTGEIELPVHQFDLPDDFAGSMRTIFEDGKLSKYPAMYTFNPSLIDDSLAPEGTSVLYVLVPVPRKLEREDFETSGAIEHLIGRIEQMVPAFRDRVLEMKVRTPMDAERFGLFEGGSFGIAPKLAQSAAFKPQARPYAHIDRLYAVGASVHPCGGVPIVMIGSQLLVKRMEEEMGALYHDDTRSVSSL; translated from the coding sequence ATGAACATCAGCTTCGTCGGTGCCGGCATCGGGTCGCTTTACGCGGCCTTACTCCTGACCCATAAATATCCGTCGCTGAACGTGACGATCTACGAGAAAGAACAACGGGTCGGCGGCCGGCTCAATTATGTCGAGTTCGAAAACGGGGCCCGCGTCGATGAGGGGCCGACCATCGTCCTCTTGCCGGGGAAACTGAAAAGCCAGCTGCTAGAGGCCGGTTTTCCGGAACGGGAGCTTGAGTTGATTGAGGTCGACCCGCTCTATCGTCTTCGTTACGAGGATGGGACGACGTTCTACAAATATCGTGACATCGAGCGCCAGGCAGCTGAAATCGATCGTCTGTTCAACGAGGGTGACGGTTTCAGAAAGTACATGACCCAAAAACGGGAAGAATACCGGCTTGGATTCGATGCGTTCTTAGACCGGGGCTACAAAGGCAAGACCGATTTGTTCGAGCCGAAGCTTTTGATGCTTCTCATGCGTTTAAAGGCGTATGAGACGGCCCACGAGAACATGAAGCGCTTCTTCAAAGACGAGCGTCTGCGTGTCGCCTACAGCCTCCAAACGCTCTATATCGGCGGGAACCCATATGATACTCCATCCCTCTACGGTTTGATCCCATATCGCGAACAAGAGGAAGGGATTTGGTACGTCAAGGGAGGATATTTTTCACTTGCGACGAAAATAGAACAAGAGTTGAGACGGCGCGGCGTTACATTCGAGTTAAACGCTAACGTGGAACGGGTCCGAGTCGAGCAAGGGCAGGCGAACGCGGTCATCGTGGACGGTGTCATTCATCCGTATGATGCGGTCGTCGTCAACGGTGACTTCCCGCTCATGGAACGGTTGATCGATGGCGTCAAGCCGAAATCATATGAACCGTCGAGCGGGACGCTCTTGCTCTATTTCACCGTGACAGGGGAAATAGAGCTGCCGGTCCACCAGTTCGATTTACCGGATGACTTTGCCGGGTCGATGCGGACCATCTTCGAAGATGGTAAACTAAGCAAGTATCCGGCGATGTATACGTTCAATCCGTCTTTGATTGACGACTCGCTGGCACCGGAAGGGACAAGCGTCCTCTATGTGCTCGTGCCGGTCCCGCGTAAATTGGAACGTGAGGATTTTGAAACGAGCGGCGCGATCGAGCATTTGATCGGTCGAATCGAGCAGATGGTACCCGCATTCAGAGATCGGGTGCTCGAGATGAAAGTGCGGACGCCGATGGATGCGGAACGTTTCGGTTTATTCGAAGGCGGTAGTTTCGGCATCGCCCCGAAATTGGCCCAGTCGGCCGCGTTCAAACCGCAGGCCCGCCCGTACGCGCATATCGACCGGCTTTACGCCGTCGGCGCATCGGTGCATCCGTGCGGAGGCGTCCCAATCGTCATGATCGGCTCGCAACTGTTAGTGAAAAGAATGGAAGAAGAAATGGGGGCATTGTACCATGACGACACAAGAAGCGTATCGTCACTGTGA
- the ybaK gene encoding Cys-tRNA(Pro) deacylase, which produces MQLTNAARQLKQRNIPFTYHSYEVDASDVSAKHVAVSLGKPLDQLYKTICLENEQRRYAFFLISGELDIDLKAAAKAWGAKKASPVPMKELEALTGYIRGGVSPIGAKKRFPVYLHDSAKQKDTIIISAGKRGYQLELTPADLLRFTDGHWFTQ; this is translated from the coding sequence ATGCAACTGACGAATGCCGCAAGACAATTGAAACAACGGAACATCCCGTTCACGTATCACTCCTATGAAGTGGACGCGTCCGACGTCTCCGCCAAACATGTCGCCGTGTCACTCGGTAAACCGCTCGATCAGCTCTATAAAACGATTTGTCTCGAGAATGAGCAGCGGCGCTACGCCTTTTTCCTCATCTCAGGAGAGTTAGATATCGATTTAAAGGCGGCCGCGAAGGCCTGGGGAGCCAAAAAAGCCTCTCCCGTCCCAATGAAAGAGCTCGAGGCGCTGACTGGCTATATCCGCGGTGGGGTCTCACCGATTGGAGCAAAAAAACGGTTTCCTGTCTACTTGCATGACAGCGCCAAACAGAAAGACACGATCATCATCTCGGCCGGCAAGCGCGGCTATCAACTCGAACTCACACCGGCCGATTTGCTTCGGTTCACGGACGGTCACTGGTTCACTCAATAA